The window gaagtaccagagtgtaggaatactctgtcacagtaaaagtcctgcattctaaatgttcctccagtgaaagtagaaagtactcttatctaaatgtacttaaagtagcgacagtaaaagtagtcattgtttgattggtccatttcagaataatatctctgatatgttttataatgattgatcattaaagtgttctcagagctggtaaaggtgcagctagtttgaatggctttgtatactgcagggtagctgctggatttactccaggtgaactgaagtctgatttaagggctgatcatatttaccatcattaatccagatctgtaaagtaactacaggtacaaaagtacacaatttacatctgaattgtagtgaagtagatGTAAAAAGTAGCACAAAtgtgaaatactcaagtaaaagttaCTCAGaattatgtaaatgtacttagttactttacaccagtACTGCTGTTATGTTTTGTGCAATAAGATGATGTGGCATTAAACTTGACTTAAAGTTAAATCGGTATTCAGGTTATCTCGGCTTCTACCTGCTGGATGACTTCGGTACCACATCACCACACGGCGCCATATTAGAGACACATTATATTGCAGCGGACGAAGTCAAGGAAAAGGACTGTACTCCAGATGTAAAGGCTTCTCAGGCCGCAGTAGTCAATTCGCAAAACACTCGAGGTGAGTGTTGTATGGTTGACAACGAGTAATTGAGTCAAACATCTCGGGCAGCGTGGTCCGAGGCGTGCTGTTTTCGTCGTTGTTTCGCTGAGTTGCCGGCAGACATGACTTCCTTGGTTCAGCGGAGCTCGGGCCTGGTGCAGAGGAGGACCGAAGCGTCGCGCAACGCCACCGACAAAGACCGTCCGGACGGCGAGGAGGACCACGAGCCCCGCCGGGGAGAAGAGACGGACGATGACGATACTGGAGACTCCAAAGAAACACGTCTCACCTTGATGGAAGAAGTGCTGTTGTTAGGACTGAAGGACCGAGAGGTAATAGCAGATACATCCTGGTCTCTAACGCAGTAACATGAAGGTAAATCTTAACATTAGACGATGATATGTTAccaaagctaacgttagcgccCTTGTTTGCTATAACGCTAGCTATAGCTAACAATAATAATGGGCCTCAGAGCTAAAGGCTGAGCTGTTTATGTCTTGAGTCTTAGAGTTTTGTGGAGAAGCGACCAATTACAAATTGTTCAGCATTGGTGGTCAGTGAATGTGATATTCTTTTGTGACATATAGTGTTTCTTGTGACTTTACTGCATATCGATACGCTGATGCtggctaactagctagctagctagttaacAGCTAGCTAGTTAACAGCTAGCTAGTTAACAGAGTAATTCTAACAGAGTAATTCAAACACATGGCAATCTGTTAATGATCTGTTGGTTTGTGCAGTGTATGGTAAACATGTAAGCTAACAGGAATGCTGAATGTCAATATTCTGCTATAGGGTCTTCCTTTGATGTGACCTTAATTAAAAAGTGTACTTGCAGTGAGTGAGAGAATTCAAAAGTGCACCTATTTCAAATATAAGTATTGTTATCATTTCAACGGAGGACTAGTGTCTTAACATGgctaatgttttttcttttcaaatctcaaaataaactacatcATTAAAACTAATCTCTTACAAGTTAAATGCAAATTATGAATCAAGAAAGTCTTATTCCATCAATATCAAAAGCTGATCTAACTTTCTATTTTTTATATCTGACACATTCCAATCTTGCAACAAACACTGTTGCACTTGATGGACAAAACCTGATACTGCACACAAAATGACTAGCGTACCTAAAGATATTCAACCAGCATTTCTGCATTTTATGTGGAGACATCTTCACCCTTTAACTACACATTGTGTGTCAAGTGTAGACAAGGCAGTGTTTGATGCTTAAGTTAGATTGCCTAACATTAAAAGTACGATTTAGTGTTTACTGCTTCCAACCGGAAATTTGAGGTGTTGTTTTCAAGTATctgtttcattcatttactcACTGGGCTTATCAGCTTGAGCAACAGCAATTCTCCTGGTTGCCAGTTCGGGTCCAGTGAGCTCTTCTGTTAGTTTAGCAGTTGCATGGTAACCTTTTTGACAAACCAGGATTCTTACATGTGTTTCCATGATGTAGGGCTACACCTCGTTCTGGAATGACTGCATTTCATCAGGGCTGCGAGGGTGCATGCTGATTGAGCTGGCCCTGCGAGGACGTCTTCAGCTGGAGGCGTGTGGCATGAGGAGGAAAGGTCTGCTGGCCCGGAAGGTAGGGCGCGTGTTTCTTGTGCAGCTTTTATACGCTCGTCTTAATCTGTGCTTCTACGCCATCTTGTATTGGTACCTGTATAGTTATTTGCCACAACTTTGACAGAATTGTAACAACAAACTTTCTATGTGGTCCCTCACTCTCTTCCTGTATgtgcccctctctatctctcacacatacaaaatgaaaatctaaaaatgtacagtaatgGACACCCCCTCccatagacacacacaccatcacacagacacacacgcatacctctgctcagccagatttcttgtaaatgtcgcacaccatgatattgacagacATTGACTTAAAGCTCTCCTACCAGTATTAAGACCACAGGCCAGTTATTGTCAGCCATTAAGATTGTGTGCACTGTCTTGCACACAAACTCTCACTtcaaataatgtgaaaacagtttttatCTTACTATGCATGTTGCTTCTTTGAACTAAGTGGGAATTCTGGCATTCATTGCCTTGAACAATCCTTTACCAATCTGGCTTGTaaagaatatttaaatgtttgtatttaaaacaaacccatgactgAGGTTGGTTCAAACactgcttcatgacagttatttcaaaataaatgaagtgtattttagttaattatccTCCCATGACATAACTAACTCAACTTTTACCTTACCCTCtgactggcagaagctctgctggcagagatgcactttctctcttatttatttctttaccGCGATTCAGTAATTCGGAGTCCTTCTGTGTCGGTGGCCAGCTTTACGTGAgcaggccctctcacacacatctacaactgcaaagtgttaacgttttgatttgacaactttATATTGAGTTATTAGGTTTTATCTGAGTTTAATTTCTGCtgttcagaagcagatctctcccttcACTGTCACATAGTGCAGCAAAGCCTGCCTCCGGTGGCTAAACACTTCTGTGTTGAAAACTCAGTAACGATTGGGctggaacttgtgtgttgtTAATCCTTTGTGAACTTGGATACATATGcacaaaaaaaccacacacacaatttaaataCGATATGAACTGAggagccgcatgagactgggcaaagagccACATGCAGCTCGAGAGCCacgggttggccacccctggtCTAGACATTTTCCAAGGGAAGTTAGAAATTCAGGAATTTTTATAGTGAACTTATTTGGGCCAAGGGgggcacatttaaaaacaatagtaGGTCTTCTGTGTCTGAGCTTACTGACTGCAGGCAGCATAATACTTAAGAGTATATATTTGAgatgaattgtattttaatttgcaGCAGATACTTGCGTAACGAAAAGTacacagtttattatttatgaagATCTTCTGCTAGTCTTCAGCCAGCCACCTGTGGGATGTAACATCATTGAGCATgcaaaaaaacagacttttcaAATATCCTATTCCAGTCATTCTTTCTTGTAAACATTTATGTAACAAACATAGTGTTTAGACCCTAGCTTTGCATACAGTATTCATTTTTGGCTCGAAATTTCTAAGTTTACCCTTTAATGAACTTGGAAACTATTCAACTCTCAAAGTGTAtgtatttgaaacatttatgaatatttttgcAAACTAATGGATGATTGTATGGTAAAAATGTATTGCAGATGGAAAGTTTCCACCTTAAATATTCTTCAATTCTATTCTCTACATAACTCCTAACTGTTCATATTCCTTCATGATTATTTATAAAGTGCAGAGTGAAACTAagagtgtatttgttttttggagGAGTTTTCCATGTATTTTCATAACCTACACAGTTGCATGAATTCATAtacaacatgttgtttgtttgaatcaGTTTATACAATCCGGAATTTCTGCTGTTCCGTTTTATGTGATCGTGAAttgaaaggaaaatatatttgagatGTGGGCTGTTggttaaacaacatttaattgataGATTTCAGCTTGGGTGTCTAGCAGTTTTCATtgtcttcacattttttataGACCAAACGACACACACTTTACAACTGACCTGCCATCAGTTTCAGAGTGTGGTGAATGTCACTCAGCGATGTGAGCAGAGAATTAACAGTTTCAGCTGTCCTCCTTCTGACTGAATCTTGCAGGTGATCTGTAAGTCAGACGCTCCGACGGGCGACGTGCTCCTGGATGAAGCACTAAAGCACATCAAAGACACTCAGCCCCCCGAGACCGTGCAGAGCTGGATCGAGCTGCTGAGTGGTGAGTTCAGGACCTGCGTCGGCCCCGGGCCCGTGGCTGGTGGTACACATGTAAAGAGTTCTATTTACAACAGTTTTAGACTCTGTGGTGATGCTCAGCTTGAGGCAGCAACAATAATACTTTTGGGGAATGCTAGTTTACTGTTTAACTCTAAGAATTGATGATACTAAGTGAAGAAATTATCAGCTGAGTCTTGATCTATTCATGCTTTTGTACAAAAACTAGGGCAGGGCAAGTTAACCTGTTATTCAATTAACGGCAACAATAATTGGATCGCACattaacattttttgtattgttataaaaaaatagataaaagtCTGTTGCTCACTGGCTCTGAgtacacatacagacagaccATGGGTCACAAGAGGGGTGGGATGTTGATCAGTATTGGCTTAGGAGGGGCGTCATCACATGTCCCAATAAGAGTGTTCTGGGCGGGACTAAGACTGCTGCAGCGCTCAAATGAGCCGAAGCGAAAAATAACTGGCAGGGACAGAAACATGGAGAAAGGGACAGAACTCTGACATTTTACATCTCTTCCAGACGGCAGAGCTGATAGAACCAGAGTGTTTTGTAACCACTGCAAAGTTTCATATTCTTATCACTGGACTCTGAGGGTAACTTGTTGTTCTATAACTCGATAAAACGTTAATGCCCGGGCAGTGGCAAATAGCTTTGGTTTTATATCTGATTTGATTACATGATATAAGTTGAGATTTACAAGAAATATTTTAGCTGTATaaacactgctgttaaaaagcTCCTTATTCGTTTGCACACCAAGTGTTAACCAATAAAAGTGCACAAGACACTACCTTTGGATTTACTACTGAATTTTGCGCATAACAATGTGGTTATTCGCAGAAGATAATGCGATTAATCACGATGTAATCGTTGCCCAGCACTAACAAAAACTCATTGAAAAGATAAGAATAAATAAGAGTTACTCTATTAATCCCAgattgtgttgcagcagcataatacaatacattcATTGCACAtagttaaaaataagaaataaacaattctaaagtatgaacataaagaagaaataaaaataaaccagtattataaatatacacacacacacacacacacacacacacacacacacacacacacacacacacacatacagttggGCCATAAATAATCAGTAAACTGTGAACCTTTCTTGATCTTCTGTATTTACCACATTTGTATtaagtttctttttaaatggttaatttaataataatgactaattatgcaaataaaacaagtgttcAGTCTAAGCTTCCGACAGCATTGTGTATGAGCACATAacatttatcagaatcagaatgccTTTATCCATCCCATAGAGCAAGTAAAGAACAAAAGTAATTAGTATTGATTAAGAAGCACGcagaatatattaaaaataaaagtaaaaatgacacatttgcactttacaaaatacacatccagtaaCAGTTCAAATAAGTAAAGAGCGTAGCATGTATAAAGATGTGAGAGAGCAGCCAGGTGATAGTGTTAAAGGTGGAAGTATATATTGCTCAgttatttacagatttattgGATCAGATTTTATAAGTTAAATTGTCTAACAAGATAGCAGCCAGTTGAaataatagtagtagtagtagtagtagtaaattCAACAgatactggaatggctgccatacatacatgtagagataaagattgaaTAAACatatggagtggtctcttattgCACATAAGCAGTATTGCACAGCAGGGGTGTTCTAGTGTGGCAGCATTAACCGTCGTTCTTTTTATTGTCCGTCTTCAGGAGAGACGTGGAACCCCCTGAAGCTTCACTATCAATTGCGGAACGTCCGTGAGAGGCTGGCCAAAAACTTAGTGGAGAAAGGCGTCCTCACCACTGAGAAGCAGAACTTCCTGCTATTCGACATGACCACACACCCTCtgaccaacaacaacatcaagCAGCGCCTAATCAAGAAGGTCCAGGAGGCCGTGCTGGAGAAGTGGGTGAACGACCCGCATCGAATGGACAAGCGGCTGCTGGCGCTCATCTTCTTAGCCCACTCTTCTGACGTCTTGGAAAATGCCTTCGCCCCGCTGCTAGACGACCAATACGACCTGGCCATGAAGAGAGTGCGACAGCTCCTGGAGCTGGAGCCCGAGGGGGAGAGCATGAAGGCCAACGCCAACGAGCTGCTGTGGTCCGTAGTGGCCGCCTTCACCAAATGAGGCCCCCACAGTGAGGACAGCAAGCAGTTGTGGCATTCAAGTGGCATTGTACTTTTGGGGAAGGAATCAGAGCCCCCAACATGGTGACTAGACTGAATTACAGTCCCCCCCCACCTGGGCTTTTGGAATGGGCTGCCCTCTTTCCTCatccctcttcttctgctctttatccccccccccccccccccccccccccctcactttGCTAAAAATAATACCTAATGGAATGAAGTGGTAGGGTCATGAGGCTGAAATCAAGAGTCATATCCTTTTAATTTTCTATCAGGTGTATCTTTGGAACTGTTTACTGGAGGTACGGTATGTATGGCCCAGGTGACTCAAGGGAGTGTCCTGACACCCCCTGACAATAAAATAAGTGACGGAGATGTACAGGGCGGTGATGCTTCACAGGAAGGAAAGGGTAGCTGTCGTTAAATGGATATCTTCGGTTTAAAATCAAGTACTGTGTGGAAACTAACGTAAGAGAGGCCCTTGAACCCATCTTTGATGTATACCTGCTTGTCCTCTGCAGGGGGCTGGAGACTGACACTGGCGGGCGGGCAGGGCGGGGCGGGGGGGGTGTGTGGCCACACCCTGCACATGTCACCAGTATATCATTGGCCTGACACATAGACAGACAGCCATTCACACTGGCAGGCAGCTTAGTTCACCTGATCTGCATGTCTTttgactggggggggggggtgttggcTGATGCTGGCACTTGGAAAAAACCGAACTCTGCACAACTGCCTGATGGATTGTATCCGATGGCAACAGCACGACCCTGCAGGGCACCCCTACATTCCATTGCTGCCGGCCACTGGAGGGTGTGGAAGACGGCTGGTCTGCCTACACATGCATGGATACATACAGTCCCTGGAATATGGAGCGTTGACCTGTGTGACTTAACACATACTTACACCGCAGCCCCATTGAATTCTGGGAAGctagtttaaaatgaaaagccAAAATATAGAGAACGTCATTAAAACGACCCATTTAGGGTAAAGCAGTGCTGAGATAACTAATTCTGAAGTTTTGCTCGCGCTGATAGAAATACAACGTAGGATGAAAggcaaaatagaaaatattgtTAGTCTTTCTGTCATAAAAAGATCATActgttttaaaaatcctttGGCCAGTAGTTCCTTTTTATTCGCAATTAAACAGGAATTTTGACACAGGACTTGGGCTTGTATGGAATCTTATCCAGATGCACTGGCAACATGTGTCTAATATTTAGCAGGTATATTCAGGATTCCAGGATGTAATATCTGAGGAGTGTCATTTGAAAGCATTCACATCTTTGTCCGTTGTTACAACTTGTTTGAAAGTATCATCCAACATCATTTTTATATCTGTTAGCTGACACAATAAggatgacatttaaatattttagtgACAGAAGCAAACTTTGGAAACTGACCCAATCAGCATACAGTTGTCACTTTATAAGTGGCTTTAAAAATAATCCTAAATGAAGATACATGTTGATTTTCAGCTCTTCTCCAGTACAGGGGGAGGTTCAGGAAGTGTTTCCATGGCTTCTTCAAACATCATTTGATATAATTCTCTTCTTTTAAACACAGAACAGTTTTAAAGTTCTgtcctttctgtctgtcctttcTGTCTACTACAACAAACCTCTAGCTCACATATTATAGAACATAATCAGTTGGCTTCAGAGTTGTTGGAAGGTGTCTTTTGGACTAAATGTAGCTGTGCTAGCAGTTCTGAGCTGAACACATTCCCACCCATGATGGATGCACAGAGCGGAAATAGATATCCGATGGTGGCAAACAAAGTGTGTTTCCTTAACTCGCAGCGATGCTTTAATGTGCAGACAGTCTTACTTTGCAGCTACGTGTGAATGCTCTCAAATTAAATCCATTGTATGAACTAAATTTGGATTACCTAACACAGCCACCAAAGTCTAATCAGAGGAATCACAAGATGGGCTCACATTCCAGATGTTCGTGTATATACTTGTGTATTTGTATCAGGCAAACGATGTGTGTTTCTCAACTGCTTAACAAAGTCTATCATGGTACAGTGTCTTTCAAACTGTTGTTACATAGTGCTCTAAAACATTCATCAAAGCCTTTTCACCATTAACCATACCTTGCTCTTAATTTCTCTGCCTCAATGTTTAGATTTGAATTTGTTTGATTATTCGGTTTTAACAAGTTTTGCTACTCAAAGACATTGCTTTATTACAGATGGCCTCCCTCTGGTATGTATGTAGCAAAGAGCTGCGAGTGACGgtgggagaagagaagaggtGACCAAGAGATTTATGCATCAGAAAATCACCTCAAAATGCAACGTGAATATGAGATTATATATGTTATCTAAATAAAGGGACCTCTAGTCTGTGTACTACTTTCTTTGACCCTAGAAAATAAACCAAGAGCTTGGAAGTGCCTAAACACATGACTgatttaaagttttatttgaaGCTTTTCAACACAACTTCTGAGTCACATGAGGACCGAGAACAATCTGTGTGCAGGATGAAGAGTCTAACTAGAGTTTCCATGGCAACCTCACAGTACATGTCACTTAGCCGACACTTTATCCAAGTCTTACTTCACATTACCACACAGGTCCCCATGTTAGCATTTTGAGGTTCAGTATCAGAATTCCTCTATTCCTCTGGTGGAAAATTACAAAAGATGTAAACAGCAGATAAACACAAGAGAATAAACAtactaaacaataaaaaaagagtgcacacattcataataaataaagaggtaCAAAAGAATATAGCAAATTGAattcctttattgtcattgtacaAATACAACATTAAGAAAGCAATCCTGTCGGGGCATAAGGAGCAATAGAATGAGTGCATGTGCGTACATATCCATACACTTATAGATATTTGTCAGAGATTTTTGCTCCATAAATATTACAATTAGATAAACGCAGCAGTAATTGTGTTGAAGTGGTAGTAGTGCAGTAGCATTGTATAGGATTGAGTTTTTCTAATTGCTTTTGATAAGTTCACCATGGAAAAAAGGGACCCTAAATTAAAGAGGTAGCTGGTACGGTTTGCCTATTGTAAATACATTGATAGAAACAATAAAGCTTGAATTCTATGAGGTTATTCTGCACTTGCATGTATATTGTACAACGTTTCATATTGTATTTGCACAGACTGTATTTGCACTCTAGGGATATTCCAGTCTACGTGTGTGGGGGGTCTACCTGGGGCCATGGCGGTTATACATTCTGACTggaaggaaggacctgtggTAACACTGTGGGACACCGTGGGGCAGCAGCCTGTCACCGAAGGAGCTGCGCAGTGCGGACAGGCTGTCCCGCACAAGGATACTTGTTGGCTGCAGGTGTGAGGGATCAGACCACTGACACTCTTGACTCGTAGAGGCCAGGTATCTCTTGAGCCACAGCTCAAATGACACTTTTAGGTAATtgggaaatacaaatataacctAGCTTTACTGAGTAAAGTTTTACCCCAAAATAAGACTAATTGTATAAAAGTCACAAAGTATATTTACACAAGTacacaaatacaattttgagggattttgtatttgagtattttttatttcttgctactttgtacttcttctACTGCacttcaattcagaggtaaatggtgtacttttaatccactgcatgtatttaatcccttttgtacctgtagttactttacagatctggattaatgatggtaaatatgatcagcccttaaatcagactttagttcacctggagtaaattcagcagctaccctgcagtatacaaagccattcaaactagctgcacctttaccagctctgacaacactttaatgatcaataattataaaacatatcagagatattattctgaaatggaccaatcaaacaatgactacttttactgtcgctactttaagtacatttagatgagagtactttctacttttactggaggtTTTCAAGGTTTACTGTCAAGGTATTCTACATTGTTCATTATCACAGCAGATCTGCGTATTACTTTGCAATAGAAAATCAGGTCTATCCTCTACTCCAAAATCAAATCAGGACTTTCTAAATACAAGATCAAGTAAACTTTActcaaagaaagagacagaatatTCTActtattaacaataaagattgaGTACTTTAATTATAAGTACAATTGGAATTACTTTATCAGAAAAGCTATTTCAATACTTTACTTAGATGACAGGTTGAGACAATCTATATTATTCAAAACAAGATAGTACTTCATACTTATTATCAATAACAGATTAGTATTACTATTAAAACAGATTAGTATGTCACGTTTCAATAAAATTAGTATTTATTGTGTACTAAGTACAGATTGAGTAGACATTCACATCAAGTACAAGATCGAGTACTTATTACTTTATCAAACAGACCTGAGTACTGCTACTTTACCAAGTACAGATCTGGTACTCTCTTGCTACTCAGACAGAAACAGATCTGGTACTGTTATTTATGTGAGTCACTTAATATCTAGACCGCTTCTTTCCTACTCAAGCACTAGATCTGAGACTCCTATGATTGagctcaagtacaagatgtgagtacttACTACGTTTTCACTCACAGTACATGTAGAGTACTTACGTTTAGCTAGTACAAACTGATACTTCACGTTATACCAAGTCAGATATCTGATGTTCACTTTACTAAGTCAAGATCTGAGTCATTTGAATTACTCAAGCTCAAGATTGAGTACTTCTCTTTTACCAAGCGTTAAAAGATATGCCAGTATTCGTCCATTCTGTTGCcatgttttaaacaaactaaCACTATGATCTTATTCAATGGTGTATTTGTCATGGTATAGGTTTGGGTCCTCCTGCTTACAGAAATCCCACTAAGCTGTACCTTTTTTTGCAGACAGTGCATAGAGTCATGGATTTATGATCGTAGTCACCAAGATTCAATTACCTCCGCTAAGATCCAGGTCTCGTGGTCTGATCGGCATAGGTCTCTCATGGCGAGCCTAATCATTGAGCATGAGTCTCATGAGCTGAGTTATCAGTCTCATCATGAGCCTGACAGTCCTTAGAGCTGAGCTTCATCAGTCTCACCTGAGCTGGTCCTCATATGAGTGAGTTCACATGAGTTGAGTCTCTCATGTTCTTCTCATGGCCGAGTCTTATCTGCTTCCTCAGAGCCTGAGTTTCCATCACAGAGCGAGGTCTTATCATGTCCCCAGAGTCTGAGTCTTAATGATGAGCCTGAGCTTCATATGTTTCATCATGGCTGATCTTATCATGTCTTATCCATCAACTGAGTTTCTCAAGGTCCTGGTCTTATCATGTTCCACGATGGCTGAGTGTAATGAGCATGATCTTGactgtcttcatcatgagctaGTCTTTCATGTTTCCATGAGGCTGAGTCTTATAAAGTCTTTATCAACAGCTAAGCTTCATATGTGCTTATCATGATGCCTGAGTCTCATCAGTCTAGTCATGGCTTGAGTCTTTCATGAGCAGTTTCAATGACCTGAGTCTTCATATTTACTTAACCATGGCTGGATCTTCAGATGAGCAGTACCTTCATCATGTTCACCATGAGCTGGTAactcatcatgagcctgagtcttcacaTGTCTTCACCATAGCTGAGTCTTCATCGAGCCGAGTCTATCATCATGTGTCCCGTTGAGCCCTGTGTCTTCTCTGGTCCTGAGTCTTCTATACAGAGTCTACATCATTCTTACATGCCTGAGTTTAATCATGAGCATGAGTCTTGCTCATGTCTCCACCCGGGCCTGTCTTCAATAGTGTAAACATGATGTTCTGAGTCTTCATCAGAGCCTGAATTCATCAGAcgtgagtcttcatcatgtccaCCTTGTCCGAGTCTTTATTGTCTTACCATGACCCTGAGTCTTCTCATGGAGCCCGAGTTTCACTgtttcaccatgagcctgatTTTCATCATGCTCCCGATGAGCCTGATTCGTTCATCAAATGACGCCGTGTCATCTCATTAAGTTTACTCATGACCCGCGTTTCATCATGGCTTCATCATGAGCGAATGTCTTCACATGTCTTCACATGGCCGAGTCTTCATCTGAGCCTGAGTCTTATCATGTCTTCATAATGACCCGCAGTGGTGTTATATCGTCTTCACTCATGAGCCCAGTCTTCACTCCTGTCTCAACCATGAGCTGAGTCATTCACATGGACACGCTGAGTCTTCACAGTCTTCACCTTAGCCTGCGTCTATCATGAGCATGGAGTCTTATATGTGTCTTCTCCGAGGGGCTGGAGTAGTTCTATATGACCCGATCTCGGATAATGTTACACATGAGCCTGATCTTCTCATGTCTCGATCCTGAGCTGAGTGCTATATGTTTACATGAGCGAGTCTTCTTCATGGCCGAGCTCTGTACATCACTGTCCACATAATGCCGAGCTCTCAATGTCTTCCATGTCTGAGTTATCCCATTACTGCTCTCACGCTGTCGTCCTTGGTGATTCAAATTTTCTTGACTGGCTAAGTGCAAAGTTGGTAGACAAATTGAAATCTGCAGTAAAAATGCCCAACGTTAACATTTAGTTCAGTGGTACTGATTCCAATGAGGATTAGATTCTCATTTATTAAACTTAAGTGAAATTTGGTATTTCAGAAGCACACCTGGACTTTTAACAACCTTGTTTCTCTAGAAATGTGTTGTGATCGCCTATATGTTGGCTAGACTTTTAC of the Eleginops maclovinus isolate JMC-PN-2008 ecotype Puerto Natales chromosome 12, JC_Emac_rtc_rv5, whole genome shotgun sequence genome contains:
- the golph3a gene encoding Golgi phosphoprotein 3: MTSLVQRSSGLVQRRTEASRNATDKDRPDGEEDHEPRRGEETDDDDTGDSKETRLTLMEEVLLLGLKDREGYTSFWNDCISSGLRGCMLIELALRGRLQLEACGMRRKGLLARKVICKSDAPTGDVLLDEALKHIKDTQPPETVQSWIELLSGETWNPLKLHYQLRNVRERLAKNLVEKGVLTTEKQNFLLFDMTTHPLTNNNIKQRLIKKVQEAVLEKWVNDPHRMDKRLLALIFLAHSSDVLENAFAPLLDDQYDLAMKRVRQLLELEPEGESMKANANELLWSVVAAFTK